One window of Corynebacterium accolens genomic DNA carries:
- the tgt gene encoding tRNA guanosine(34) transglycosylase Tgt: MKDLSFDIDKRLPEGPGKHGRSGVIHTPHGDIATPAFIPVATKATVKTLTPEQIRATGTQAILSNAYHLYLQPGHDIVDEAGGVAKFENWHGPTYTDSGGFQVMSLGVGFKKVIAMDLADLTEKDIRAAKRERMAKVDEEGVDFRSIIDGSKHRFTPEKSMQIQHGLGADIMFAFDELTTLIDSRTYQEESVARTHRWAQRCLEEHDRLTRERYHRPKQSLWGVVQGAQYEDLRRQATRGLLELDRAAREKGQRGFGGFGIGGALEKQNLGTIVGWVCDELPDDKPRHLLGISEPDDIFTAVEAGADTFDCVAPTRLARRGGVYTLDGRLNLTNARFKRDFKGVDEEFGGYVTENYSRAYLHHLLKAKEFLAGTLCTIHNVEFMVRLVDNIRAAINGGYYEDYRDEFLGRYYAASKAR, encoded by the coding sequence ATGAAGGACTTAAGTTTCGACATCGATAAGCGCCTGCCCGAAGGCCCCGGCAAGCATGGCCGCAGTGGTGTTATCCACACCCCGCACGGCGATATCGCCACCCCGGCGTTTATCCCAGTGGCGACCAAGGCCACGGTAAAGACACTGACGCCGGAGCAGATTCGCGCCACCGGAACGCAGGCCATTTTGTCCAATGCCTATCACCTCTACCTGCAGCCGGGCCACGACATCGTGGACGAGGCCGGCGGCGTGGCGAAATTCGAGAACTGGCACGGGCCGACCTACACCGATTCCGGCGGATTCCAGGTGATGTCTTTGGGCGTGGGCTTTAAAAAGGTCATCGCCATGGACTTGGCGGATCTCACCGAAAAGGATATTCGCGCCGCGAAAAGGGAGCGCATGGCCAAGGTGGATGAGGAAGGCGTGGATTTCCGCTCGATTATCGATGGCTCCAAGCACCGCTTTACGCCCGAAAAGTCCATGCAGATTCAGCACGGGCTGGGCGCGGATATCATGTTCGCCTTCGACGAGCTGACCACGCTCATTGATTCGCGCACCTACCAGGAGGAATCCGTCGCCCGCACGCACCGGTGGGCACAGCGCTGCCTGGAAGAACACGACCGCCTTACCCGCGAGCGCTACCACCGCCCGAAGCAATCGCTGTGGGGCGTGGTGCAGGGAGCGCAATACGAGGACCTGCGCCGCCAGGCCACTCGCGGCCTCTTGGAGCTGGACCGCGCCGCGCGGGAGAAGGGCCAGCGCGGTTTCGGCGGTTTCGGCATCGGCGGCGCGCTGGAAAAGCAGAACCTCGGCACCATCGTGGGCTGGGTCTGCGATGAACTGCCGGACGATAAACCGCGCCACCTTCTCGGCATCTCCGAGCCCGATGACATCTTCACCGCAGTCGAAGCCGGCGCCGATACCTTCGACTGCGTCGCGCCGACTCGCTTGGCCCGCCGCGGCGGCGTCTACACGCTCGATGGCCGCCTCAACCTCACCAATGCGCGGTTCAAGCGGGACTTTAAGGGTGTAGACGAGGAGTTCGGCGGCTACGTCACGGAGAATTACTCGCGCGCCTACCTGCACCACCTGCTCAAGGCGAAGGAATTTTTGGCCGGTACGTTGTGCACCATCCACAACGTGGAATTCATGGTGCGGTTAGTGGACAATATCCGCGCAGCGATCAACGGCGGCTACTACGAGGACTACCGCGATGAGTTCCTAGGCCGCTACTACGCGGCGTCGAAGGCGCGGTAA
- the gluQRS gene encoding tRNA glutamyl-Q(34) synthetase GluQRS, translated as MNSATTGAGRYAPSPSGDLHFGNLRTALLAWLYARSTGRRFVVRVEDIDKQRSSRAAAERQLADLAALGLEWDGEVIYQQDREASYAAALQKLPVYECYCSRKDIREASRAPHAIPGQYPGTCRALSDAQRATKRAQLAAQNRQPALRLRADVSTFTIHDALHGDYTGDVDDFILRRGGQDGGWAYNLAVVVDDAYQGIDQVVRGDDLLSSAPRQAYLASLLGIAPPTYVHVPLVLNSAGKRLAKRDGAVTMRDMGEQRGIVKQLAQSLGYEAETAAELLAQFRPEELSREPYIWRA; from the coding sequence ATGAATTCCGCGACCACCGGGGCGGGCCGCTATGCCCCGAGCCCTTCTGGCGATCTCCACTTTGGCAACCTCCGCACGGCGCTTCTCGCGTGGCTCTACGCGCGCTCGACGGGGCGCAGGTTTGTGGTGCGGGTGGAGGACATCGACAAGCAGCGCTCCTCCCGCGCGGCGGCCGAGCGCCAGCTCGCGGACCTTGCGGCCCTAGGGCTGGAGTGGGATGGCGAGGTCATCTACCAGCAGGATCGCGAGGCCTCTTATGCCGCGGCGCTCCAGAAGCTGCCGGTCTACGAGTGCTACTGCTCGCGCAAGGATATCCGCGAAGCCTCCCGCGCTCCGCACGCCATTCCGGGCCAGTACCCGGGCACCTGCCGTGCGCTTTCCGATGCCCAACGTGCCACCAAACGCGCCCAGCTCGCCGCCCAAAACCGCCAGCCGGCGCTGCGCCTGCGCGCCGATGTCTCCACCTTCACCATCCACGACGCGCTGCACGGCGACTACACCGGTGACGTCGATGACTTCATCCTGCGCCGCGGCGGGCAGGACGGCGGTTGGGCCTATAACCTGGCGGTGGTTGTGGATGATGCCTACCAGGGCATCGACCAGGTGGTCCGCGGCGACGATCTCTTATCCTCCGCCCCGCGCCAGGCTTATCTTGCTTCCTTATTGGGGATTGCGCCGCCTACCTACGTGCACGTGCCGCTGGTCCTGAATTCCGCGGGCAAGCGCTTGGCCAAGCGCGATGGTGCGGTGACGATGCGGGATATGGGGGAGCAGAGGGGCATCGTCAAGCAGCTGGCGCAGTCTTTGGGCTATGAGGCGGAGACCGCCGCCGAGCTCTTGGCGCAATTCCGGCCGGAGGAATTGAGCCGCGAGCCGTATATTTGGCGCGCGTAA
- a CDS encoding queuosine precursor transporter yields MEKSPSSQVRFIPVHSTLYPWLVTIFVVTFLISNINATKGVQLGPLVTDGAFFLFPLAYIVGDVLSECYGFKSTRRAIYIGFAMALLAVVCFYIAIWLPAADFYEGQEAFAATLGLVPRIVLASLAGYLVGQLLNAWTLTAMKKRTGEKGLFSRLIASTVVGEFGDTLLFCAIAAPVIGIDTTSGFINYVVVGFVWKTLIEVVLLPITSTVIKLVKKREDYRAFDAA; encoded by the coding sequence ATGGAAAAATCCCCCTCCTCTCAAGTGCGCTTCATCCCTGTTCATTCCACTCTCTACCCCTGGCTCGTCACGATCTTCGTCGTGACGTTTTTGATTTCTAATATCAACGCCACCAAGGGCGTCCAGCTTGGGCCGCTCGTGACCGACGGCGCCTTCTTCCTCTTCCCGCTGGCCTATATCGTGGGCGACGTTTTATCCGAGTGCTACGGATTCAAGTCCACCCGGCGCGCCATCTACATCGGCTTTGCGATGGCCCTGCTCGCCGTGGTGTGTTTCTACATCGCCATCTGGCTGCCCGCGGCGGATTTCTATGAGGGCCAGGAGGCCTTTGCCGCCACGCTGGGCTTGGTGCCGCGCATCGTTTTGGCCTCCCTGGCCGGCTACCTGGTGGGCCAGCTGCTCAACGCATGGACGCTGACCGCGATGAAGAAGCGCACCGGCGAAAAGGGCCTTTTCTCCCGGCTGATTGCCTCCACCGTGGTGGGCGAGTTTGGCGATACTTTGCTGTTTTGCGCCATCGCCGCGCCCGTCATCGGCATCGACACCACGAGCGGTTTCATCAACTACGTGGTGGTGGGCTTTGTGTGGAAGACGCTGATTGAGGTCGTCCTCTTGCCCATTACCTCCACGGTTATCAAGCTGGTGAAAAAGCGCGAGGATTACCGCGCCTTCGACGCCGCGTAG